The following is a genomic window from Ethanoligenens harbinense YUAN-3.
CGCCTGCGCCGCGGCGGCACGGGGCGAGCCGGTGCCCGAGGAGCAGCTCGAGGAGCTGCGCGCGGTGTTTTCCCGCGCGGGCTTCACGCAGGGCTATTTCGAGGGGCGGCGCGGCCGGGAGATGTTCGGTTTCCGCGGGCATGAGGACGTGCTGGCCAGCGGGCAGGCGCTGGCGCGGATGCACGCCGAAACGGCCGAGCAGCCGTGCGTGCCGGTGGACCTCACCGTTTCCATCCGGGCGGGCAGCCCGGCGGCGCTTCGTGTGGAGGACGATGACGGGCATGCCGCACACAGCGCCGGCCCGACGCCAGAACCAGCGCTTCACCGCGCGCTGGACGAGCAGACCGTGCGGGAAAAGTTGGACAAGACCGGCGGCACGCCGTTTTTCGTCCGAAACATACGCATGGAGCTGGGCGGCGGGCTTTCCCTGCCGGTGCGGGAACTCAACGCGCTCCGGCGGGACGCGCTGGATGAGCTGCTGACCTTGCGGCAGCAGCCGCGGCCCATCCCGTTTGCCCGGCCCGCGTTTCCCACCGCGATACCGAAAACGGTGGAAAAGCAGGTGCGGGTGCGGCTGCTTTCGGCGGCGCAGTTGGAGACCGCCGATTTTTCCGGCATCGAGCGGGTGTATCTGCCGCTGCGGGCGTATGCGGAAGCTCCCGCGCCGCTCCGCCGGGCCGCGGCGGACGGCCTGCCGCTCGGCGTGGAATTGCCGCGCACGTTTTTCGGCTCCGCGCAATCGCTTGCGCCCGCTTTGGACGCGGCGAAAGCGTTGGGTGTGGGTCACGCGCTCTGCGGAAATATCGGCGCGCTTCCGGTGGCGGAAGCGGCAGGGTTTGTTGCCCACGGCGATTTTTCCCTCAACTGTGCGAACCGGATGGCGCTGGAGGCCTATGCGGAGATGGGCGCGGCGGACTGTGTGCTTTCTTTTGAACTGGCGCTGCCGCAGGCGCGCCGCGCGGCCGACGCCCGTGCGGGTCTTCTGGCGTATGGCCGCCTGCCGCTGATGCTGACGCACAACTGCCCGCTGCGCAACGGCGGGCCCTGTGCCGGCCGCACCTGCGCGGTGGGCGCCCCGCACGTTGTGAAAGCGGAGCAGAGCGTGCATCAGGCAGTAGGAAAAGCGCGGGTGATACAGCCGGCTCAGCCGGCCGCGCTGACCGACCGGACGGGCGCATGTTTCCCGGTGGTGTGCGGCGCGGCGGGGGATTGCGTGGAGGTGCTCAACGACCGCCCGCTCTGGATGTGCGACCGCAAAGAAGAACTTTGGGAAACCGGCGTATCGTTTTTGCAGCTGTATTTCACCATCGAAACGCCGGGGGAGACGGCGGCGGTTTTGCAGGCGTTTCGCAGAGGGGATGCGCCTTCCGCCGCATTTACACGGGGATTATACCGTCGGGGCGTGCGATAGCCGCTCCGGTTCTCGATAAACTTTCAAAAAACGGAGGAACACCATGTCCAAAATCATTCTGAAAGTGAAAACGGTGCCACACGACGGCGTGGAGGTGCAATATCCGCGCCGGGCCACGGGCGGCTCGGCGGGGATGGATCTGCATGCCGCCCTGCGCGGGCCGGTGAAGATCGCGCCCAGAGGGCTGGTGTCCATCCCGACGGGGATTGCCATCCAGATGCCGGGCGACGGCTATGCCGCATTCATCTATGCGCGCAGCGGGCTGGCGACACGGCACGGCATCGCGCTTTCCAACGGCGTGGGTGTGATCGACAGCGATTATACCGGCGAATTGATCGTGGGATTGTGCAATCTTTCGGATAGAGCCTATGTCGTTATGCCGGGCGAGCGCATCGCGCAGTTGGTCATTTCCCCTGTCTGCGCGCCCGAACTGTTTGAAGTGGAAGAACTGGAGGAGACCGCGCGCGCCGGGAGCGGGTTTGGCTCCACGGGCCGGTATTGAGAAAAAACCGCCGATCCAGCGGACAGGGCGGTGCCGCCTGCCGGACTACGCACCGTATCCCGCAAAAGTCCGGCGCCGCGCCGTTTCAAATCAAGACAGGAGGGTGGACGTTATGCGTTCTGCCGGAAAAAATGGAAGTTGGTTATTGCTCGTCGTGCTGTTGATCGTGGCGGTGGTGGCGGGCGGCGCGCTCGCCACCGTATTGCAGCAGTTTTCGTGGGCGGGGTTCCTTACATATACCAAATCCTTCGGCATCGGCGATGCGCAGCCTGTTACGCTTGATCTTTCGGTGCTGCGCATCTCGTTTGGCTTTGGGCTCCGCATCAATCTCACGCAGGTGCTTTGCATCCTGGCCGCGGTTCTTATTTACCGCAGGTTCCGGTAACAGAAGTCTTGAAAAACAGGAAAGGCTGCCGTTCCCCGTTGTTTCAGCGGGAAACGGCAGCCTTTCTCATTTGGAAAAAATGGAAGCGGTATAGCGTTCAGATCCGGCCGACAAGATCCAGCCCGGGCTTGAGTGTCGCCGTGCCGGGTTTCCATTTTGCGGGGCAGACCTGGTCGCCGTGCTCAGCCACGAACTGCGCCGCCTGCACGCTGCGCAGCAGCTCCTCGGCGTTGCGGCCGATGCCCATGTCGTGCACCTCATAGAGCTTGATGACACCCTGCGGATTGACCACAAAAGTGCCGCGCAGGGCCTGCCATTCTTCCTCGACCAGAATGCCGAAGAACCGTGCCAGCCGCCCGGCGGGATCAGCCAGCATGGGGAATGTTACTTTTTTTATGGTGTCGGAGGTCTCCGCCCATTGTTTGTGTACGAAATGGCTGTCGGTGGAGACCGCATAGATCTCGCAGCCGATGCTCTGGAATGCGGCGTAATGGTCGCTCAGGTCGCCCAACTCGGTGGGGCAGACGAACGTGAAGTCCGCCGGATAAAAGAAAAACACCCCCCATTTGCCAAGCACGGCGGCTTTGGTGATTTCTTCGAAATCGCCGTTGTGATATGCGTGTACTTTAAATTCCGGGAGCTCCGTACCAATCAGATTACCCATATGCTACCTCCCTGATATGCAAATCCATTATTAATAACAATTCTTATTATTAATATACTCGTTTTTCCGGGTTTGTCAAGAAGCCTTGCGGTGGTGCGTGGGTATTGTTCACAAAAAAGGCAGAGATATTCTCCCGATCGGATCAAACGGCGTATTTTCTTTATTTTACATAAATTTTTCATAAAAATTACAAAGATTATCCATAGATTCTATTTGAACAATTTATAATTAACAATAGTTTAGTCGAAAATGGATAGAAGTAGACACAGTAGGAGGCAAAAAGAATGATTAACCATCGTAAAGCAGGCAAAATCGCTTTGTCGGTTCTGCTTGCTGCAACCGTGTCCATGGGCACGGGCTCTATGCTCGTGGCCCAGGCGGACACCTCCGCTATCTCCGATTTCACCCTGCCCTCTATCACCGGTCCGTACAACATCAACGCCTGCTTCGGCACCGATGCCACCAAGCTGAACTTCAACTGGTTCAGCCAGAGCAGCAACAAGACCACCGGCACGACTTCCCAGATTCAGTACACGCTGGCCGGCAATTATACCAACGGCACCTGGCCGACCACCGGAGTGACTACGGTGAACGCCACCCAGAAAACCGTTACGGCAACCGAGAATATTTCCGCAAATGCGCCGGGCTTCGTCCTGCCGGGAACGAACGGCTCGGCTGACGGCTATGGCGACGGCGTGACCAACGGCACCGCTCCGCAGAACAAAGTCACGGGCGAATATCAGAACATGGCTACCGCTACCGGTCTGGCCGCGAACACCAAGTATGCCTATCGCGTGAGCGACGGCACCAACTGGAGCCCGGTTTACACCATCTCCACCGCCCCGACCGACAGCATCCAGTTTGCCGCGTTCGGCGATCCGCAGATGGGCGCGTATGACAATGCATCCAAAACCAAGCCGTCCAATGCCACCAACGGCCACCAGAACATCGTGGACGACGGCAACGGCTGGGCCAACATGCTCAACGTCGTCAGCCAGAACAAGGGCTTGAACTTCCTGCTTTCGCTGGGCGACCAGATCAATGACTACAACTATCTGGGCGAAAACGTATCCGGCGATACCATGGGCGGCGGCCAGTGGGATCAGTATCTGACCTACTTCGGCATCAAACCGGCCAACAACAACGGCGGCACCTACGGTACATACAGCAATGTCATCCAGAGCTATCCGCTGGTCGCTTTCTCCGGCAACCACGACCATCAGATGGGTGAATATTACGGCTACCATTACAACCATCCGAACCAGAATCAGCTGGGCGGCACACAGTACGGCAACGACGGCGACTACTGGTTCACCGCCGGCCCGGTGCTGTTCTATGTGCTCAACGCGAACAACTACGCAACTGCGGATCACGACGAATTCATGAGCGATGTCGATGCCGCCGTGAAGGCGCAGGGCCTGAACGTGAAATGGAAAGTGGCCGTGTGGCATCAGTCCGCCTACAGCGAAGGCAACCACGACAGCCAGAACAACGCGACCGATCCGGTGCTGACCATCCGCAACACCTGGCCGGCGATGATGCAGAAATATGGCGTGGATGCTGTCTTCCAGGGCCACGACCACTACTACACCCGCACAGCGCAGATGCTGGACGGCGTCGCGCTTGATCCGAACAACAACTATGCCGCTGAGTCCGCTTCCTGGCTGACCCCGACCACCAGCGTCAACATTCCGCAGGCTGCCACCCAGACGAGCGGCTCCTCCAACGCGGCGCCTGCCACCACCAACCCGAACGCCACCTATGCCGCCAAAGCGTATCCCACCACGGTGACCAACCCGAAGGGTATCGTCTACTTTACGCTTGACTCCGGCAGCGGCAGCAAATACTACAACTATGACGGCATCAGCGGCACGGAGCAGACCACCAGCCTTCCCACCGACCACTCGTTCAGTGTGGTGGGCTGGCAGGGCTATCTGCCGAGCTACTCTCTGGTGACCGCCACCAGCACGAGCTTCTCGGTCAACACTTACGCGTTGGCTTCCACCACCGATACCAACATCGCCGACCAGAAACAGATCGATACCTACACCATCAACAAGACCTCGGCCAGCAACACGTCCAGCGGCACGGGTTCTACCGTCAGCACGGGTTCCACCACCAGCACGGGTTCCACCACCAGCACCACCTCGACCACCTCGACCACCTCAGTGAGCAACCCGCACACAGGCGTTGACGCGCAGGGCAATCTGGCCTCCAACGTCCTGAGCATCGGCGCGATTGCCGCTCTGCTCGGTGGCGCGACCCTGGTTGTGCTTCGCAAAAAGAAAGTCTAAGAGCAAAAATCCGCTCATCTCATACGAGTAGACAGGGTTTCGTTCCCACAAACAGTCCCGCCATGTTGCGGGACTGTTTGCTTGTTCCATCTTGGGGAAGGGACCTTTTCCGGAAATCAGACTATGGAGAAAAACATGCAAATCAAAACAGGTGCACATAATGCCGTATGGGCGATCAAAAGAATCGTTGTTCCCATTATCATTCTGGCGGTCTATGTTGTGTTTGCGTATATTTTCAGCCAACACACGCCGATTTACAATCCCTATGGCTCCGGTCCGGGTGGGGAAATCCAGTATGACAATGCCACGGTGCTGTCAATCGACGAGCAGGCGATCACTGCATCCGGATTTCCGGGCCTTTACACCGGTCACCAGATCATTACCATCCGAATGAACGACGGGCGGTATAAAGGCAAGACGTTTCAGATCAACAATCCTCTGAACTATGACACCAACTTCATCCTGCATAAGGGGCAGAAGATCGTCGTGACGGAAAGCACGTCTACCGGAAATAAATCGTATATCAATGTATATATGTATGCGCCGAACCGACTGGCACCGCTGTTTGTGCTGATTGCGTTGTTCGTCGTTGCCCTGTGTTTTGTGGGCGGGATGCGCGGTTTCCGCTCTTTGCTGGGAATCATCTTCACACTCACCACCATGCTGTTTGTTTTTGTTCCGCTATTGTACCGGGGTGTGTCGGCAGTGTCGGCGACTTTGATCTTGGTGGCGGTCACCTCCTGTGTCACTTTGTTTTTGGTGGCCGGTGTGGGACGTAAAAGTCTGAGTGCCATATTGGGTACGGTGGCGGGCGTGGTGATTTCTGTGATCGTAATGTTTGTTTTCAGCTATTTTCTTTCCATTTCCGGTTATACGTCTTCTGACACGGACTCTTTGCTGAATATCGCGGGCGGGAGCCATTTGCAGGTGCATGACCTGATGTTTGCGGGCGTTATCATTGCGTCACTCGGTGCGGTGATGGATATTGCCATTTCGGTTGCAACGTCCATCAATGAAGTGCTGGAGCACAAACCGGATGCAGATTTCAAGGTGCTGTTTTCCGCAGGAATGAACGTCGGGCGGGATATGATGGGGACGATGGTGAATACGCTGATCCTTGCCTTCGTTGGTTCTTCGGTCATTTCGTTTATTCTGATGTATTCCTATCAGGCGCAATTTAATCAGTTGTTCAATTCCAGCGGAATTGCCATCGACATCCTGCAGGCGGTTTGCGGCAGTCTGGCGGTGATTCTCACAGTGCCGATCGTGTCGGCTATTTCAGGCAAGCTGCTGTCGGGTACGGGTGGTTCAAACCGGCAGTTGCCTCCCCAAAATCCGAAAAACGCCGCTGTCGAAGAAAATATGCACAGTTGATGGAACCATAACGTGTACCCTATGTAAGCAGGAAAAGGACCCGCTGGCCATAAGTCGGCCGGCGGGTCCTTTTTTCTGTGGCTTGTCCGTTTAGTTTGCTTTGTGGTGCGGGGAAGTGGGGTTCGGGTTTTCGGTGGCGGGCGTCACGTCATAGCTTTCGCCCGGCTGCACCAGTCTGGCCTCAATGACGAAGCGCGCGTTCTCAAACTCGTAGGTGCAGGTGGAGAGCGTCAGAATCTTGTCGGTGGATGATACCGACACGTTGGTGTTGAAAAGCGACTGCGCGCGCATCTGGCTGACCAGCGAGGTGAAATCATTGTCGGTGGGGAAACTGGTGTTGATGTAGTAGAAGTTGACGTCTGTGATATAAACGGCAAAGATCTTCCAATAGCGGTCGGCATCCGCCGTGCCGAAATACAGCACAGGGTGCTGGTTGAGAAAATCCAGGTTTTCAAATTGCTTGAGTTCCCCAAAAAGCGTGCCGTCGCCCATGTTGTGGCCGTATATGATGGAGTTGCGGTCGAGGTTCTCGGCGTCGTTGCGGTAATCCAGGAACGGCCAGCCTTTTTTGTAGGTCTGCTTATCCAGGTTGTGTGTCAGATAATAGGAGTTATCGGTTGTATGTACGATCGGCATGTCCAGCGAGGTGCCGGGCACCGTCAGCCACCCGACCACATCAGAGTTTTTCTGCTGCGCGGCCAGGATGTCCGCTTTTTTGGAAGGGATCGGCGGAGTCGGTGCGGAGGAAACGGAAGCAATGGAGGAGGACGGCTTGGATGCGGTTTTTATCGGGGCAGCCTGCCCATGCGGCAGGAGCAGAACGCTGCTCACGCAGCCCAGAACCACTGCCGCGGAAACGACTGAAACCAGGATCTTTTTGTTTGCGACGAAATGGCGTACCTTCGTGACGGCATGTTGAAACCCGATCAGAAACTTTGACATTTGCAGGCCCTCCACAAGTTTGGAAAAAGAGCAGGCGGTGAAACATGCGCCGGAGGGTCTGTCCGTCCTTGGGTGCGAGGGAACGGGCACGGAAAATGTGCGCGTATCCGTCCGCTCCCCTGCATATGCCGACAGGCCCTGAAACGCAGCCGAAACAAGTTCTGCCGAAAACCGGCGAGCGATTTTCGGCAGAAGAGCACCCGGGTGAAACCGGGCTGCGTGCGAAACTTATTGTTTGCTGAACGAGGTGCTGTTGCCCACCACATGTACTTTGATGAAATTGGTGGTGCCGGGCACGCCGAGCGGGATGCCGCCGGTGATGACAACCAAGTCACCGTTCTGGATGAGACCAGCGTCGATGGCGCTTTGCACTGCGGTTTCGATCATGTCGTCGGCGCCGCTGGCGCTTTTGGTCAACACCGGAACGACGCCGCTGGAGAGGTTCAGCTGGCGGTAAACCTGCTCGTTGGGGGTGCAGCCGATGATGGGGCAGGCCGGGCGGAATTTGGAAACGAACCGCGCGGTGTAGCCGGACTGGGTGACGGTGAGGATGGCCTTGGCGTTGGTGTCGTGTGCGGTGCCCACGGCGGCGTGTGCCACGGCGTTGGTCACGTCGGTCTCACTTTCCAGCGGGCGGGCGTTGAAAGCCGCTTTGTAGTCGATGTCCGCTTCGGTGCGCTCGGCGATGCGGGCCATGGTAGTCACGGCCTCGATCGGGTAGGCGCCTGCGGCGGTCTCGCCGGAGAGCATGGTGGCGCCGGTGCCGTCGTAGATGGCGTTGGCCACGTCGGTCGCTTCTGCGCGGGTGGGGCGGGGGTTCTGGATCATGGAATCGAGCATCTGGGTGGCAACGATGCTGATCTTGCCGAGCGCGTTCGCTTTCCGGATGATCATCTTCTGGATGCGGGGGATCTCTTCGATGGGGATGTTCACACCCATGTCGCCGCGGGCGACCATCACGCCGTCGGCGACTTTCAGGATCTCGTCAATGTTGTTGACACCATAAATGTTTTCAATCTTCGGGATGATCTTGATGTTGCTGCCGCCGTGGCTGTCCAGGATGGCGCGCATTTCCAGCACGTCTTCCGCGGAGCGGGTGAAGGAAGCCGCTACGGCGTCCATTCCGTTTTCACAGCCGAAGATCAGGTCGGCGCGGTCTTTTTCGCTGATGAACGGCAGAGATACATGCGCGTCCGGCACGTTCACGTTTTTGTTGTTGGAGAGGGTGCCGGCGTTTTTCACGAGGCAGACGATATCGGTGTCGGTGGTGCTTTTAACTTCCAGTTCCACCAGGCCGTCGGCGATGAGAATGTGATTGCCGGGCTTGACGTCGGCGGGCAGGCCTTTGAATGAAATGGACACCTGGTTTTCGTCGCCGAGGATGTCGCGGGTGGTCAGGGTGTAGTCCTGCCCGGTCTTCAGCGTGACTTTCTGGTTGTCCTTATACAGGCCCAGACGAAGTTCGGGGCCTTTGGTGTCGAGCAGATAGGTGAGGGGAACACCGAGTTCTTTCTGGATGCTCCGTACGAAATCCAGGCGCTGCTTGTGTTGCTCGTGTGTCTGGTGGGAGAAATTGAACCGCGCGACGTTCATGCCCGCAAGCATGAGCTTCCTGAGCATTTCTTCGCTTTCTGTGGCGGGGCCGAGTGTACAAACTATTTTGGTTTTTCTCATAAATCATTTCACCCCTATAAAGATTTTAAAAAAGAACAAAAGGGAAAATAAAGTTTAAATACTCAAAGGCAATTATAGCGGAACAGCACGCTTTTTTCAACTAAAATGATGTAAAATGATAAACAAAAAAAACCCGAGTATTGATAAATGATGCATAATTTTGTAAAATGAAAAAGATGAAAAGAACCTTCCGACGGGTGCGGCAAGCCCTCGACCAGAAGAAATGGAGCGATATCATGGCAAAACGAACCCTTCGTCCCGGGTGCTGCGGTTTTCTGGCGGCGATTGCGGTCTGTGTGGTCGGCGGGCTGGTGTTTGCCTATGCCATCTTCAACAAGCACAACGCCACAACGTCGTCCGGTACGAGCACGGGCGTGTCTTCCCAGTCCGTTTCCGCCTCCGTTTCCAAGGCGCTGGCACCGGCCTCGGAGATGAAAACGGGCGGCCTGCTCATGCTCATCAACGCGAAAAACCCCCTGCCCTCGGATTATACGCCCACGCTTGCCCTGGTGGACAAGTCCTACTACACATCCAGCGACAAGGACAACCATTTCGATTCACGCGCGGCGCCCCACCTTTCCCAGATGATCCACGACGCCAGAGCCGACGGCGTGCAGTTGGTGATCTATTCCGGCTACCGCAGCATGGCGTAC
Proteins encoded in this region:
- a CDS encoding M15 family metallopeptidase, with protein sequence MAKRTLRPGCCGFLAAIAVCVVGGLVFAYAIFNKHNATTSSGTSTGVSSQSVSASVSKALAPASEMKTGGLLMLINAKNPLPSDYTPTLALVDKSYYTSSDKDNHFDSRAAPHLSQMIHDARADGVQLVIYSGYRSMAYQTDNFDRKVSEYRAQGYGPSTASSKAATLVAPPGTSEHESGLAADIVSSDWLRKNGDLNETFEKTTAFAWLEQHAADYGFILRYPKDKTDITGISYEPWHWRYVGKDNAEKINSAGLCLEEYDGKA
- a CDS encoding peptidase U32 family protein, with the protein product MNRPEVLAPAGSWETLRAAAFAGADAVYFGGQSFNARRGAANFDDAALEEAIGWLHARGVKAYITFNTLLFENEWNGALAFLERLCQMGPDALIVQDTGVLRLVRAAAPDLRLHASTQMAVHNIEGVRALAGLGVSRVVLARELSAREMEEITGALRSPGGACAPEIEVFVHGALCMSVSGQCYFSAMLGGRSGNRGLCAQVCRLPFAAPGGTGHDLSLKDLSLIRQVPRLARMGVSSLKIEGRMKRPEYVTAAVRACAAAARGEPVPEEQLEELRAVFSRAGFTQGYFEGRRGREMFGFRGHEDVLASGQALARMHAETAEQPCVPVDLTVSIRAGSPAALRVEDDDGHAAHSAGPTPEPALHRALDEQTVREKLDKTGGTPFFVRNIRMELGGGLSLPVRELNALRRDALDELLTLRQQPRPIPFARPAFPTAIPKTVEKQVRVRLLSAAQLETADFSGIERVYLPLRAYAEAPAPLRRAAADGLPLGVELPRTFFGSAQSLAPALDAAKALGVGHALCGNIGALPVAEAAGFVAHGDFSLNCANRMALEAYAEMGAADCVLSFELALPQARRAADARAGLLAYGRLPLMLTHNCPLRNGGPCAGRTCAVGAPHVVKAEQSVHQAVGKARVIQPAQPAALTDRTGACFPVVCGAAGDCVEVLNDRPLWMCDRKEELWETGVSFLQLYFTIETPGETAAVLQAFRRGDAPSAAFTRGLYRRGVR
- a CDS encoding DUF4321 domain-containing protein, translating into MRSAGKNGSWLLLVVLLIVAVVAGGALATVLQQFSWAGFLTYTKSFGIGDAQPVTLDLSVLRISFGFGLRINLTQVLCILAAVLIYRRFR
- the dut gene encoding dUTP diphosphatase; its protein translation is MSKIILKVKTVPHDGVEVQYPRRATGGSAGMDLHAALRGPVKIAPRGLVSIPTGIAIQMPGDGYAAFIYARSGLATRHGIALSNGVGVIDSDYTGELIVGLCNLSDRAYVVMPGERIAQLVISPVCAPELFEVEELEETARAGSGFGSTGRY
- a CDS encoding metallophosphoesterase, with the protein product MINHRKAGKIALSVLLAATVSMGTGSMLVAQADTSAISDFTLPSITGPYNINACFGTDATKLNFNWFSQSSNKTTGTTSQIQYTLAGNYTNGTWPTTGVTTVNATQKTVTATENISANAPGFVLPGTNGSADGYGDGVTNGTAPQNKVTGEYQNMATATGLAANTKYAYRVSDGTNWSPVYTISTAPTDSIQFAAFGDPQMGAYDNASKTKPSNATNGHQNIVDDGNGWANMLNVVSQNKGLNFLLSLGDQINDYNYLGENVSGDTMGGGQWDQYLTYFGIKPANNNGGTYGTYSNVIQSYPLVAFSGNHDHQMGEYYGYHYNHPNQNQLGGTQYGNDGDYWFTAGPVLFYVLNANNYATADHDEFMSDVDAAVKAQGLNVKWKVAVWHQSAYSEGNHDSQNNATDPVLTIRNTWPAMMQKYGVDAVFQGHDHYYTRTAQMLDGVALDPNNNYAAESASWLTPTTSVNIPQAATQTSGSSNAAPATTNPNATYAAKAYPTTVTNPKGIVYFTLDSGSGSKYYNYDGISGTEQTTSLPTDHSFSVVGWQGYLPSYSLVTATSTSFSVNTYALASTTDTNIADQKQIDTYTINKTSASNTSSGTGSTVSTGSTTSTGSTTSTTSTTSTTSVSNPHTGVDAQGNLASNVLSIGAIAALLGGATLVVLRKKKV
- the pyk gene encoding pyruvate kinase; amino-acid sequence: MRKTKIVCTLGPATESEEMLRKLMLAGMNVARFNFSHQTHEQHKQRLDFVRSIQKELGVPLTYLLDTKGPELRLGLYKDNQKVTLKTGQDYTLTTRDILGDENQVSISFKGLPADVKPGNHILIADGLVELEVKSTTDTDIVCLVKNAGTLSNNKNVNVPDAHVSLPFISEKDRADLIFGCENGMDAVAASFTRSAEDVLEMRAILDSHGGSNIKIIPKIENIYGVNNIDEILKVADGVMVARGDMGVNIPIEEIPRIQKMIIRKANALGKISIVATQMLDSMIQNPRPTRAEATDVANAIYDGTGATMLSGETAAGAYPIEAVTTMARIAERTEADIDYKAAFNARPLESETDVTNAVAHAAVGTAHDTNAKAILTVTQSGYTARFVSKFRPACPIIGCTPNEQVYRQLNLSSGVVPVLTKSASGADDMIETAVQSAIDAGLIQNGDLVVITGGIPLGVPGTTNFIKVHVVGNSTSFSKQ
- the ahpC gene encoding alkyl hydroperoxide reductase subunit C, producing MGNLIGTELPEFKVHAYHNGDFEEITKAAVLGKWGVFFFYPADFTFVCPTELGDLSDHYAAFQSIGCEIYAVSTDSHFVHKQWAETSDTIKKVTFPMLADPAGRLARFFGILVEEEWQALRGTFVVNPQGVIKLYEVHDMGIGRNAEELLRSVQAAQFVAEHGDQVCPAKWKPGTATLKPGLDLVGRI
- the srtB gene encoding class B sortase, encoding MSKFLIGFQHAVTKVRHFVANKKILVSVVSAAVVLGCVSSVLLLPHGQAAPIKTASKPSSSIASVSSAPTPPIPSKKADILAAQQKNSDVVGWLTVPGTSLDMPIVHTTDNSYYLTHNLDKQTYKKGWPFLDYRNDAENLDRNSIIYGHNMGDGTLFGELKQFENLDFLNQHPVLYFGTADADRYWKIFAVYITDVNFYYINTSFPTDNDFTSLVSQMRAQSLFNTNVSVSSTDKILTLSTCTYEFENARFVIEARLVQPGESYDVTPATENPNPTSPHHKAN
- a CDS encoding YibE/F family protein; the protein is MQIKTGAHNAVWAIKRIVVPIIILAVYVVFAYIFSQHTPIYNPYGSGPGGEIQYDNATVLSIDEQAITASGFPGLYTGHQIITIRMNDGRYKGKTFQINNPLNYDTNFILHKGQKIVVTESTSTGNKSYINVYMYAPNRLAPLFVLIALFVVALCFVGGMRGFRSLLGIIFTLTTMLFVFVPLLYRGVSAVSATLILVAVTSCVTLFLVAGVGRKSLSAILGTVAGVVISVIVMFVFSYFLSISGYTSSDTDSLLNIAGGSHLQVHDLMFAGVIIASLGAVMDIAISVATSINEVLEHKPDADFKVLFSAGMNVGRDMMGTMVNTLILAFVGSSVISFILMYSYQAQFNQLFNSSGIAIDILQAVCGSLAVILTVPIVSAISGKLLSGTGGSNRQLPPQNPKNAAVEENMHS